In Erigeron canadensis isolate Cc75 chromosome 7, C_canadensis_v1, whole genome shotgun sequence, one DNA window encodes the following:
- the LOC122606919 gene encoding lysophospholipid acyltransferase LPEAT1-like isoform X1, with protein MDSQQTKHEQQLQDLKPQQKQQENNNSDNNSDQDKQPLLTQQQNPTSPSPSIEELEKKYAPYVRHDVYGTMGRGKVSFNEKSLLLFAFLTLVPLRVVLATFVVVLYYLICKLCTSFVKPNKEEDSEEGQEDYAHLGGWRRVVLYWSGRVLSRIMLFAFGFYWICEETRRHCDTEVERNEQSKESERPGVIISNHVSHMDILYHMSSSFPSFVAKRSVGKLPLVGLISKCLGCVYVQRESKSSNTKGVSAVVNERIQEAHQDKSAPMMMLFPEGTTTNGDYLLPFKTGAFLAKAPVLPVILKYPYERFSPAWDSISGVRHVILLLSQFVNKMTVTRLPVYYPSQEEKDNPKLYAENVRRLMAREGNLIMSDIGLAEKRVYHAALNGRPTVLHQKED; from the exons ATGGATTCTCAACAAACAAAACATGAACAACAACTCCAAGATTTAAAACCCcaacaaaaacaacaagaaAACAACAATTCCGATAATAATTCTGATCAAGACAAACAACCTCTTTTAACACAACAACAAAACCCCACATCACCGTCACCATCGATTGAAGAGCTTGAGAAGAAATACGCACCATATGTGCGTCACGATGTGTACGGCACAATGGGTCGTGGCAAAGTGTCGTTTAATGAAAAAAGTTTGTTGCTTTTTGCATTCTTGACACTTGTTCCTTTGCGGGTTGTTTTGGCTACTTTTGTTGTGGTTTTGTATTACTTGATATGTAAGTTGTGTACTTCGTTTGTGAAACCGAATAAAGAGGAAGATTCAGAAGAAGGTCAGGAGGATTATGCGCATTTGGGTGGGTGGAGAAGGGTTGTCTTGTATTGGTCTGGTCGAGTTTTATCTAGGATAATGCTTTTTGCTTTCGGGTTTTATTGGATTTGTGAGGAGACGAGAAGGCATTGCGATACCGAG GTGGAGCGAAATGAGCAATCCAAGGAAAGTGAGAGACCTGGAGTGATCATATCAAATCATGTTTCACATATGGATATTCTATACCATATGTCTTCATCATTTCCAAGTTTTGTTGCAAAG CGATCAGTGGGCAAGCTTCCTCTGGTTGGTCTTATAAG cAAATGCCTTGGTTGTGTATATGTCCAGCGTGAGTCAAAATCATCAAATACAAAGGGTGTCTCAG CCGTCGTGAATGAGAGAATTCAAGAAGCTCATCAAGATAAATCTGCACCCATGATGATGCTTTTTCCAG AAGGGACAACTACAAATGGGGATTACTTGCTTCCATTCAAAACTGGTGCATTTTTAGCAAAAGCTCCTGTTCTTCCTGTTATTTTGAAGTATCCTTATGAGAGATTCAGCCCTGCATGGGATTCCATATCCGGG GTCAGACATGTGATCTTGCTACTTAGCCAGTTTGTAAATAAAATGACGGTGACAAGGTTGCCTGTTTATTACCCCTCACAAGAAGAGAAGGATAATCCAAAACTGTATGCAGAAAATGTCCGGAGATTGATGGCTCGTGAG GGTAACTTAATAATGTCAGATATCGGTTTGGCTGAGAAACGAGTATATCATGCGGCTCTGAATGGTAGGCCTACTGTTTTGCATCAGAAAGAAGATTGA
- the LOC122608586 gene encoding uncharacterized protein LOC122608586, giving the protein MNHNSGSAEDMVPPVEGVAGGGTAYGWGDGGSLQDPTLLRGTIDPTRIPSSELVHVWCMPSTANVGSQEMPRPLEPVSLLAARNERESIQIALRPKVSWSESSNAGVVQIQCTDLCSTSGDRLVVGQSITMRRVVPILGVPDALVPLDMPVSQINLLPGESTAIWVSIDVPSTQPPGQYDGEFIVTATKTDAESAAQFLSKSEKYQVYRELRNCLDVIEPVDGKPVEEVVERVRSATTTLRRVLLSPSFSDFFSENGPLDMMDEDANLSIRLKLSLTVWDFVLPETPSLPAVIGISDTVIEDRFGVEHGSPEWYDALEQHFKWLLKYKISPYFCKWGNSMRVLTYTSPWPADHPKSDEFFSHPRLAAYAVPYSPVVSRGDLAKDYLQKEVEILRSKSHWKKAYFYLWDEPLNLQQYDAIRHQASEIHAYAPDARVLTTYYSGPSDAPLAPNNFEAFLKVPGFLRPHTQIYCTSEWVIGNREDLVKDIVAEIRTENDEEWWTYVCMGPSDPHPNWHLGMRGTQHRAVMWRVWKEGGTGFLYWGANCYEKATVASAEIKFRRGLPPGDGVLFYPGEVFSSSHEPVASLRLERLLSGLQDIEYLKLYSSRFGRDEGLSILEKTGMYLGPERYTLDHNPIDMMRGEIFRTCRS; this is encoded by the exons ATGAATCACAACTCag GGAGTGCCGAAGACATGGTTCCTCCAGTTGAAGGCGTTGCTGGGGGTGGGACGGCTTATGGATGGGGTGATGGTGGTAGCTTACAAGATCCAACTCTATTGAGAGGGACAATCGATCCTACTAGAATTCCATCTTCCGAACTAGTACATGTATGGTGCATGCCTAGTACTGCAAATGTAGGATCTCAAGAAATGCCTCGACCTTTGGAGCCT GTATCTCTTTTAGCTGCGAGAAACGAGAGAGAAAGCATTCAAATTGCTTTACGTCCTAAAGTTTCTTGGAGTGAATCCAGTAATGCCGGGGTTGTACAAATTCAATGTACCGATCTCTGTTCAACTTCTGGTGACAG GTTAGTCGTTGGCCAGTCAATTACCATGCGGCGTGTGGTTCCTATTTTGGGTGTTCCAGATGCACTTGTACCACTTGATATGCCAGTTTCACAGATAAACCTACTTCCAGG AGAGTCTACTGCCATTTGGGTTTCTATTGATGTTCCAAGTACACAACCCCCGGGGCAATATGATGGAGAATTTATTGTGACTGCTACCAAAACAGATGCAGA ATCCGCGGCACAATTTCTTAGTAAATCTGAGAAATATCAAGTGTACAGGGAACTCAGAAATTGTCTTGATGTCATTGAGCCAGTTGATGGGAAACCAGTCGAAGAAGTG GTAGAAAGAGTGAGATCTGCAACTACGACTTTAAGAAGAGTTCTTCTTTCTCCTTCTTTTTCGGATTTCTTTTCAGAAAATGGCCCATTAGATATGATGGACGAAGATGCAAACCTTTCAATACGGTTGAAGCTAAGCTTGACTGTCTGGGACTTTGTACTTCCAGAAACACCGTCACTTCCTGCCGTCATTGGC ATATCGGATACTGTGATTGAAGACCGTTTTGGTGTTGAACATGGGAGCCCCGAATGGTATGATGCTCTGGAACAGCATTTTAAGTGGCTGCTTAAGTATAAAATCAGTCCTTACTTCTGCAAATGGGGTAACAGCATGCGTGTTTTGACCTATACCTCTCCATGGCCTG CTGATCATCCAAAATCAGACGAATTTTTCTCACACCCTCGCCTTGCAGCTTATGCTGTGCCATATAGCCCTGTAGTCTCACG TGGTGATTTAGCAAAGGACTACCTACAAAAGGAAGTTGAGATCTTAAGATCAAAAAGTCATTGGAAGAAAGCCTACTTTTACCTGTGGGACGAG CCACTAAATCTACAACAGTATGATGCTATTCGCCACCAAGCTAGTGAAATTCATGCCTATGCACCCGATGCCCGTGTATTGACAACATACTACTCCG GTCCGAGTGATGCACCTCTTGCTCCAAAtaattttgaagcttttctgAAAGTACCGGGTTTTTTACGCCCTCATACACAAATATACTGTACAAG TGAATGGGTGATCGGTAATCGGGAGGACCTGGTGAAAGATATAGTTGCAGAGATAAGAACAGAAAATGATGAG GAATGGTGGACATATGTGTGCATGGGACCATCTGATCCCCATCCTAACTGGCACCTGGGTATGAGGGGTACTCAGCACCGTGCAGTGATGTGGCGTGTATGGAAAGAAGGTGGAACTGGTTTTCTGTATTGGGGTGCCAACTGCTACGAGAAGGCGACTGTTGCCAGTGCCGAG ATCAAGTTCAGGCGTGGGCTACCTCCGGGTGATGGGGTATTGTTCTACCCTGGTGAGGTGTTCTCATCCTCACATGAACCGGTGGCTTCTCTTAGGCTAGAGCGGCTTTTAAGTGGTTTGCAG GACATCGAGTACCTGAAGCTCTATAGCTCAAGATTCGGCCGTGATGAAGGGCTTTCCATTCTAGAAAAAACAGGCATGTATCTAGGCCCAGAGCGTTACACTCTCGACCACAACCCAATTGATATGATGCGGGGGGAGATTTTCAGAACATGTCGTTCGTAG
- the LOC122608481 gene encoding cytochrome P450 734A1 yields the protein MTIFLLLLFLSLIILFTVLFKTIWIPLRIQHHFRRQGITGPNYRPIFGNSAGTRRKMIAQAESSRSNSFSHDIVVQKVMPHYYNWSKVYGNTFLYWFGSKARLAVSDPEMIKEILLNKSGSFGKNRFNPLAKVLFGEGLVGLEGEKWVVHRRITSQAFNMERVKEWVPEIVDSTRSMMTKWDAKTGGRNHSEFEVDVHKEFHNLSADIISRTAFGSNLIEGKQIFELQEQQSVIVLQALRNVYIPGFKYIPTKKNRLLWKLEKETTELIRKLINKNEKKMQNPNTLLASLMSPYKKDDILNLKEIVNECKTFYFAGKETTANLLTWVFLLLGLHQEWQDKAREEVVRVCGHNVFPNAETLPSLKIVSMILSETLRLYPPAVMMMRQTMKNVKLGGRLDIPAGTQLYLAMTAVHHDTKIWGQDANEFNPMRFAEPRDHLASFFPFGLGSRVCVGQNLALVEAKIVLAMIIRRYSFAVSPTYVHAPMQSITLQPQYGAQIILTRI from the exons ATGACTATTTTCTTGCTACTTCTGTTTCTTTCACTCATAATCCTATTTACTGTTTTATTCAAAACCATATGGATCCCACTTCGGATCCAACATCACTTCCGCCGACAAGGCATCACGGGTCCCAACTATCGTCCAATATTTGGCAACTCAGCTGGGACCCGAAGAAAGATGATTGCCCAGGCGGAATCATCACGTTCAAATTCTTTTAGCCATGACATAGTTGTTCAAAAGGTGATGCCACATTATTACAACTGGTCAAAAGTTTATGGAAATACTTTTTTGTATTGGTTTGGGTCAAAGGCTAGACTGGCTGTATCAGACCCGGAAATGATCAAGGAGATATTACTGAATAAGAGTGGGTCGTTTGGGAAGAATCGGTTTAACCCGCTGGCAAAGGTTTTGTTTGGGGAGGGACTTGTTGGGTTGGAAGGGGAGAAATGGGTTGTCCATAGAAGGATCACCAGTCAGGCATTTAACATGGAAAGAGTTAAG GAGTGGGTACCCGAAATTGTAGATAGTACTCGAAGTATGATGACAAAATGGGATGCCAAAACCGGAGGTAGAAACCACTCTGAATTTGAAGTAGATGTGCACAAGGAATTTCACAACCTTTCAGCAGATATAATTTCACGGACAGCATTTGGAAGCAATTTGATAGAGGGAAAACAAATCTTCGAGTTGCAAGAGCAACAAAGTGTGATTGTCTTGCAAGCCTTAAGAAATGTCTACATACCAGGATTCAA GTATATACCAACCAAAAAGAATAGGCTCCTTTGGAAGCTTGAGAAAGAAACGACCGAACTGATAAGGAAACTGATCAATAAGAACGAAAAGAAAATGCAGAATCCAAATACACTACTTGCCTCATTGATGTCTCCTTACAAGAAAGACGACATCCTTAATCTAAAGGAGATTGTGAATGAATGCAAGACATTTTACTTTGCAGGAAAGGAAACAACAGCTAATCTTCTGACATGGGTGTTTCTCCTTCTCGGGTTGCATCAAGAATGGCAAGACAAGGCTCGAGAAGAAGTTGTTCGTGTTTGTGGTCACAATGTGTTTCCTAATGCCGAGACTTTGCCAAGCTTAAAGATT GTTAGCATGATCTTGAGCGAGACACTAAGACTATACCCTCCGGCGGTAATGATGATGAGGCAAACCATGAAAAATGTGAAGTTAGGGGGTAGACTCGATATTCCAGCTGGTACACAGCTTTACTTGGCCATGACAGCGGTTCATCATGATACAAAAATATGGGGACAAGACGCAAATGAGTTTAACCCAATGAGATTTGCAGAGCCTAGAGACCATTTAGCCTCATTTTTTCCGTTTGGTTTGGGTTCTCGAGTTTGCGTTGGCCAAAACTTAGCATTGGTTGAAGCGAAAATAGTCTTGGCTATGATTATTCGACGATATTCGTTTGCAGTGTCACCTACATATGTTCATGCTCCAATGCAGTCAATAACTTTGCAACCTCAGTATGGTGCTCAAATAATCTTAACCAGGATTTGA
- the LOC122606919 gene encoding lysophospholipid acyltransferase LPEAT1-like isoform X2 encodes MDSQQTKHEQQLQDLKPQQKQQENNNSDNNSDQDKQPLLTQQQNPTSPSPSIEELEKKYAPYVRHDVYGTMGRGKVSFNEKSLLLFAFLTLVPLRVVLATFVVVLYYLICKLCTSFVKPNKEEDSEEGQEDYAHLGGWRRVVLYWSGRVLSRIMLFAFGFYWICEETRRHCDTEVERNEQSKESERPGVIISNHVSHMDILYHMSSSFPSFVAKRSVGKLPLVGLISKCLGCVYVQRESKSSNTKGVSAVVNERIQEAHQDKSAPMMMLFPEGTTTNGDYLLPFKTGAFLAKAPVLPVILKYPYERFSPAWDSISGVRHVILLLSQFVNKMTVTRLPVYYPSQEEKDNPKLYAENVRRLMAREGNLIMSDIGLAEKRVYHAALNGLF; translated from the exons ATGGATTCTCAACAAACAAAACATGAACAACAACTCCAAGATTTAAAACCCcaacaaaaacaacaagaaAACAACAATTCCGATAATAATTCTGATCAAGACAAACAACCTCTTTTAACACAACAACAAAACCCCACATCACCGTCACCATCGATTGAAGAGCTTGAGAAGAAATACGCACCATATGTGCGTCACGATGTGTACGGCACAATGGGTCGTGGCAAAGTGTCGTTTAATGAAAAAAGTTTGTTGCTTTTTGCATTCTTGACACTTGTTCCTTTGCGGGTTGTTTTGGCTACTTTTGTTGTGGTTTTGTATTACTTGATATGTAAGTTGTGTACTTCGTTTGTGAAACCGAATAAAGAGGAAGATTCAGAAGAAGGTCAGGAGGATTATGCGCATTTGGGTGGGTGGAGAAGGGTTGTCTTGTATTGGTCTGGTCGAGTTTTATCTAGGATAATGCTTTTTGCTTTCGGGTTTTATTGGATTTGTGAGGAGACGAGAAGGCATTGCGATACCGAG GTGGAGCGAAATGAGCAATCCAAGGAAAGTGAGAGACCTGGAGTGATCATATCAAATCATGTTTCACATATGGATATTCTATACCATATGTCTTCATCATTTCCAAGTTTTGTTGCAAAG CGATCAGTGGGCAAGCTTCCTCTGGTTGGTCTTATAAG cAAATGCCTTGGTTGTGTATATGTCCAGCGTGAGTCAAAATCATCAAATACAAAGGGTGTCTCAG CCGTCGTGAATGAGAGAATTCAAGAAGCTCATCAAGATAAATCTGCACCCATGATGATGCTTTTTCCAG AAGGGACAACTACAAATGGGGATTACTTGCTTCCATTCAAAACTGGTGCATTTTTAGCAAAAGCTCCTGTTCTTCCTGTTATTTTGAAGTATCCTTATGAGAGATTCAGCCCTGCATGGGATTCCATATCCGGG GTCAGACATGTGATCTTGCTACTTAGCCAGTTTGTAAATAAAATGACGGTGACAAGGTTGCCTGTTTATTACCCCTCACAAGAAGAGAAGGATAATCCAAAACTGTATGCAGAAAATGTCCGGAGATTGATGGCTCGTGAG GGTAACTTAATAATGTCAGATATCGGTTTGGCTGAGAAACGAGTATATCATGCGGCTCTGAATG GTTTGTTTTGA
- the LOC122607305 gene encoding deSI-like protein At4g17486: MKFVTKKVLKSIVPLRLKGKSATRFCFFPKSKAEYGPGNTPVFLNVYDLTPMNGYAYWAGFGIFHSGVEVHGVEYAFGAHDYPTSGVFEVEPRQCPGFKFRRSILIGTTCLNPAQVREFMEQHAAYYNGDTYHLIVKNCNHFCNDICYKLTGKQIPKWVNRLAKLGSAFSCVLPEALRVSVVQQDPRCLTLESESEKRRLRSSSFSCLASVSSRQKHLSTSSLFLQSPLKGCLPLRPRVPIDKKVTG; this comes from the exons ATGAAGTTTGTAACAAAGAAAGTGCTCAAGTCCATAGTACCGCTCCGGTTAAAAGGGAAATCAGCCACTCGTTTTTGTTTTTTCCCAAAAAGTAAAGCCGAATATGGGCCAGGAAACACACCGGTATTTCTTAATGTTTATGACTTGACACCGATGAATGGCTATGCTTACTGGGCAGGCTTTGGCATCTTTCACTCTGGTGTAGAAG TTCATGGTGTAGAATATGCATTTGGAGCTCACGACTATCCAACTAGTGGTGTGTTTGAAGTCGAACCAAGGCAATGCCCAGGGTTCAAGTTTAGAAGGTCAATATTAATCGGGACTACATGTTTGAACCCTGCTCAGGTCAGAGAGTTCATGGAACAGCATGCTGCATACTACAATGGTGACACATATCACCTTATAGTCAAGAACTGTAACCATTTCTGCAACGACATTTGCTACAAGTTGACTGGCAAGCAAATCCCAAAATGGGTTAATCGATTGGCTAAACTGG GTTCGGCATTTAGTTGTGTTTTACCAGAAGCTCTTAGAGTGTCAGTTGTGCAGCAGGATCCTCGTTGCCTAACATTAGAGAGTGAAAGCGAGAAGCGAAGGCTAAGAAGCAGTAGTTTTAGTTGCCTAGCATCAGTTTCGTCAAGGCAGAAACACCTGTCAACTTCTTCATTGTTTCTGCAGTCACCTTTGAAGGGGTGCTTACCATTGAGACCTCGTGTGCCAATTGACAAGAAGGTTACCGGTTAG